Proteins from one Campylobacter concisus genomic window:
- a CDS encoding NADH-quinone oxidoreductase subunit C, which produces MREYKPNNDLQKKQYYKEKFYIEKQTPKDEVRGSKFDEELAILEQNGVEILSSYVEFDQLVLYVNSSENFKALEVLKSFGYEQLSELAALDFINQKDGYEVFYQLLSISKNRRVRVKCFVKNDEMLKSVCELYKSANWAEREMYDLSGVLIKDHPNLKRLIMPDDWHSHPLLKSYPLTGDEAAKWYEVDKIFGREFREQIGKENRDPAYIEEKDTFGFSRAFSEEYEYQEDGGVKFVKKAKFSQSQIVKERP; this is translated from the coding sequence ATGAGAGAGTATAAGCCAAATAATGATCTGCAAAAAAAGCAGTATTACAAAGAGAAATTTTACATAGAAAAGCAGACGCCAAAAGATGAGGTAAGAGGTTCTAAATTTGATGAGGAGCTAGCCATCTTAGAGCAAAACGGAGTAGAAATTTTATCTAGCTATGTGGAGTTTGACCAACTTGTTCTCTACGTAAATTCTAGTGAAAATTTTAAAGCTCTTGAAGTATTAAAATCTTTTGGTTACGAACAGCTTAGTGAGCTCGCAGCGCTTGATTTCATAAATCAAAAAGATGGATATGAGGTCTTTTATCAGCTTCTTAGTATCAGTAAAAATAGACGCGTCCGTGTAAAATGCTTTGTAAAAAATGATGAAATGCTAAAAAGCGTTTGTGAGCTTTACAAAAGCGCAAACTGGGCTGAGCGCGAGATGTATGATCTAAGCGGTGTTTTGATCAAAGATCATCCAAATTTAAAGCGTCTCATCATGCCTGATGACTGGCACTCACACCCGCTCTTAAAGAGCTATCCGCTAACTGGCGACGAGGCAGCCAAATGGTACGAGGTGGATAAAATTTTTGGGCGTGAGTTTAGAGAGCAAATTGGCAAAGAGAACCGCGATCCAGCTTATATTGAAGAGAAAGATACCTTTGGATTTTCAAGGGCATTTAGCGAAGAGTATGAGTATCAAGAAGATGGCGGCGTAAAATTTGTCAAAAAGGCTAAATTTAGCCAGAGCCAGATAGTAAAGGAAAGACCTTGA
- a CDS encoding NADH-quinone oxidoreductase subunit G — MKISINDQILEADEGESILNIARANGIYIPALCYLSGCSPTLACRLCMVEANGKVVYSCNAKAKEDMQIYTNTPEIAAERNAIMQTYCVNHPIQCGVCDKSGECELQNLTTHLKVNEQKFAIADTHKPHKKWGLINYDPALCIVCERCVTVCKDRIGESALKTVPRGVEVPKELKESMPKDAYAVFSKMQKSLIGPSVGESLDCSFCGECISVCPTGALISSHFQYSTNIWELNPIPAANPHQSDCELIYYDVKEKSTSDRSKQIYRVSNDFTFGEISGAARFGYDFHNELACKNEEKFEEIVLNIKNGEIKNIKFNSFITNEEALILERLREKFDLNLINNEALNYQKFLNKFSEFSGLSSYNADYADIKNSDFIITAGSFLRHESPVTSFKLNNALKMNKAAGIYFHHIADEIVKKYSKNFICVTHEAGKLEQILLFILKNWGENLPIALTSKLENFDENFGLDIPALSEGKSKFTLILGSDFYTDENANLLAALTGVIARATPFRVMLIPPRTNSLGVAKICTLTSEKKLGKTLGYNKNGDYKFSIFEGDIDASALNQQEGTFTSINNALVPTNVAIPHKGYFLNDIANALGLMAKNTIDYTPNLPKEKGYRGIKFDDLENFYANDGTSHRGYKLEISNFTPNDDIEPLLKDSKSINLKDDEALISLANPINLPSFFANYATQTAKRAKLYVSSEFMAKFEISQNEAIILEKDEHKLAICVELDSELGGVAAYLGDYDDKLDVGVIFNGKSYAAVKIIKAKDE, encoded by the coding sequence ATGAAAATAAGCATAAATGATCAAATTTTAGAAGCAGATGAGGGCGAGAGCATCCTAAATATCGCAAGAGCAAATGGAATTTATATCCCAGCTCTTTGCTATCTTAGCGGCTGCTCACCAACTCTTGCTTGTAGGCTTTGCATGGTCGAGGCAAATGGCAAAGTAGTTTATAGCTGTAATGCCAAAGCAAAAGAGGATATGCAAATTTATACAAACACGCCAGAAATCGCTGCCGAGCGAAATGCGATCATGCAGACTTACTGCGTAAATCATCCGATTCAATGTGGCGTTTGTGACAAAAGCGGCGAATGTGAACTACAAAATTTAACCACGCATCTAAAGGTAAATGAGCAAAAATTCGCCATCGCCGATACGCACAAACCGCATAAAAAATGGGGGCTAATCAACTACGATCCAGCTCTTTGCATAGTCTGCGAAAGATGTGTCACTGTTTGTAAGGATAGGATCGGTGAGAGTGCGCTAAAGACCGTACCAAGAGGCGTTGAGGTGCCAAAAGAGCTAAAAGAGAGTATGCCAAAAGATGCCTACGCAGTTTTTAGCAAGATGCAAAAAAGCTTAATAGGCCCAAGCGTGGGCGAGAGTCTTGACTGCTCATTTTGTGGCGAGTGTATCAGCGTTTGTCCTACTGGAGCACTTATTAGTTCGCATTTTCAATATAGCACAAATATCTGGGAACTAAACCCTATCCCAGCAGCAAATCCACACCAAAGTGATTGCGAGCTAATTTACTATGACGTAAAAGAAAAGAGTACTAGCGACAGAAGTAAGCAAATTTACCGCGTCAGCAATGATTTTACATTTGGCGAAATAAGTGGAGCAGCTAGGTTTGGTTATGACTTTCACAACGAGCTTGCCTGTAAAAATGAAGAGAAATTTGAAGAGATTGTTTTAAATATTAAAAATGGCGAGATCAAAAATATAAAATTTAATAGCTTTATCACGAACGAAGAGGCGCTTATTTTAGAGCGTTTAAGAGAGAAATTTGATCTAAATTTAATAAACAATGAAGCGCTAAACTATCAAAAATTTTTAAATAAATTTAGCGAATTTAGTGGGCTTAGCTCATATAACGCAGACTATGCAGATATTAAAAATAGCGATTTTATCATCACTGCTGGCAGTTTCTTAAGACACGAAAGCCCAGTGACAAGCTTTAAGTTAAATAATGCTTTAAAAATGAATAAAGCAGCTGGAATTTACTTTCATCACATAGCCGATGAGATCGTTAAAAAATATTCTAAAAATTTTATCTGCGTAACGCATGAAGCTGGAAAATTAGAGCAAATTTTACTTTTTATACTTAAAAACTGGGGTGAAAATTTACCTATCGCGCTTACATCAAAACTTGAAAATTTTGATGAAAATTTTGGTTTAGATATACCAGCTTTAAGCGAGGGTAAAAGCAAATTTACGCTCATTTTAGGAAGCGATTTTTACACAGATGAAAATGCGAATTTACTAGCCGCACTTACTGGAGTGATCGCAAGAGCTACGCCGTTTCGTGTGATGCTAATACCACCACGCACAAACTCACTTGGCGTTGCTAAAATTTGCACTCTTACAAGCGAGAAAAAGCTTGGCAAGACGCTTGGCTATAACAAAAATGGTGATTATAAATTTAGCATTTTTGAAGGTGACATTGATGCTAGCGCGCTAAATCAGCAAGAAGGCACATTTACAAGCATAAATAACGCCCTAGTGCCAACAAATGTAGCGATACCGCACAAAGGTTATTTTCTAAACGATATTGCAAATGCACTTGGACTAATGGCTAAAAATACGATTGATTACACGCCAAATTTACCAAAAGAAAAGGGTTATAGAGGCATTAAATTTGATGATTTAGAAAATTTTTACGCAAACGACGGAACAAGTCACAGAGGCTACAAGCTTGAAATTTCAAATTTTACACCAAATGATGATATAGAGCCACTTTTAAAAGATAGCAAGAGTATAAATTTAAAAGACGACGAAGCACTTATAAGTCTTGCAAATCCTATAAATTTGCCATCGTTTTTTGCAAACTATGCCACACAAACAGCTAAAAGAGCGAAGCTTTATGTAAGTAGCGAGTTTATGGCTAAATTTGAAATTTCACAAAATGAAGCAATTATTTTAGAAAAAGATGAGCATAAGCTTGCCATTTGCGTGGAGCTTGATAGCGAGCTTGGCGGAGTCGCTGCGTATTTAGGCGATTATGACGATAAGCTTGATGTGGGGGTTATATTTAATGGCAAAAGCTACGCCGCAGTTAAAATCATAAAGGCAAAAGATGAGTGA
- a CDS encoding NADH-ubiquinone oxidoreductase subunit E family protein — MRRVDLRHLKSEFLSALGQQIKASEAGEVIIFLFEIGDFSGVAKAVNLAYNLNCEVMNSLKFNQVDWVLTIKKGKI, encoded by the coding sequence ATGAGAAGGGTCGATCTTAGACACTTAAAAAGTGAGTTTTTGAGCGCTCTTGGACAGCAGATAAAGGCTAGCGAGGCTGGCGAAGTGATTATATTTTTATTTGAGATAGGCGATTTTAGCGGCGTGGCAAAGGCTGTAAATTTAGCCTATAATCTAAACTGCGAAGTGATGAACTCGCTTAAATTTAACCAAGTTGATTGGGTATTAACCATAAAAAAGGGCAAGATATGA
- a CDS encoding NAD(P)H-quinone oxidoreductase subunit 3, whose protein sequence is MSHSELESTYFGAFIILLLATCSFCLITFLSSKISKKLANRNTQRLKLGFYECGPTTVKQPNKINIHYFFYGILFILFDVEVIFMYPWAVDFRLLGIFGLIEMLLFVAILLIGFAYAWQKGVFKWQSIR, encoded by the coding sequence ATGTCACATTCAGAGCTTGAAAGTACCTATTTTGGTGCATTTATCATACTTTTACTAGCGACTTGTTCATTTTGTTTAATAACATTCTTATCTTCAAAAATAAGTAAAAAATTAGCCAACCGCAATACCCAGCGTCTAAAACTTGGCTTTTATGAGTGTGGTCCAACCACCGTAAAACAGCCAAATAAGATAAATATCCACTACTTTTTTTATGGAATTTTATTTATTTTGTTTGATGTTGAAGTCATTTTTATGTATCCGTGGGCGGTGGATTTTAGGCTACTTGGAATTTTTGGACTAATCGAAATGTTGCTTTTTGTGGCGATTTTACTTATCGGCTTTGCTTATGCTTGGCAAAAAGGAGTCTTTAAATGGCAAAGCATCAGATAA
- a CDS encoding cyclic peptide export ABC transporter, giving the protein MLANLIKKNIYQISKIVLLTLLFSGLGVWTLSFINNELVSLKEFDPILAIKFIAVLLLFFISAIAANISLTNFGHKFIYELRYQSVKQILDTPNSVINEIGKAKIIASLNNDIKTITFAFMSATGFIQSLVFIVCASIYLCVIAPKIFIFLSIWIGATLFINTLFMKKIHLYFRHSRVQDDALQKHYDDIVEGHRELSLNRARASACFDELNFTGDKKRQNMVKADIYHALSDNFTNIILLGSVGLCVFLCVAFDWASLQTALSISLTILFLRGSFMSMVGSIPAALSAKVSLEKIMSLNLNKFKEGFKFDDSLSDEWRSIRLKDINFNYTHGKFSLKDVNLEIKRGEITFIIGKNGSGKSTLINLLCGLIRPSGGEIYLDSTKIDERNLQSYQAKISAIFADFYLFSQTLSHNGFASQNEIDELLALLEIDKKVSVIDNKLSTTQLSTGQRKRLSLLIAILEHRSILILDEWAADQDPLFKRKFYKEILPFLQSKGISIIAVSHDDSYFDVATRIILVKDGFVRELDESERISAAKDAVEKIK; this is encoded by the coding sequence ATGCTTGCAAATTTAATCAAAAAAAACATATATCAAATTTCTAAAATAGTGTTATTAACACTCCTATTTAGCGGACTTGGTGTCTGGACTCTTTCGTTTATAAACAATGAGCTTGTAAGCTTAAAAGAATTTGATCCGATTCTTGCGATTAAATTTATAGCAGTCTTACTTTTATTTTTTATAAGCGCCATCGCCGCAAATATATCGCTTACAAATTTTGGGCATAAATTTATCTATGAGCTAAGATATCAAAGTGTAAAGCAAATTTTAGATACACCAAATAGCGTGATAAATGAGATCGGCAAGGCAAAGATTATAGCTAGCCTAAACAATGACATAAAAACGATCACATTTGCTTTTATGAGTGCTACTGGCTTTATACAAAGCTTAGTTTTTATCGTCTGTGCTAGCATCTATCTTTGTGTAATCGCTCCAAAAATTTTTATCTTTTTATCCATTTGGATCGGTGCGACTCTTTTTATAAATACGCTTTTTATGAAAAAAATTCATCTTTATTTTAGGCATTCTAGAGTTCAAGATGATGCATTGCAAAAGCACTACGACGATATCGTAGAGGGGCATAGAGAGCTTAGTTTAAACAGGGCAAGGGCAAGTGCCTGCTTTGATGAGTTAAATTTTACAGGCGATAAAAAACGCCAAAATATGGTAAAAGCCGATATTTATCACGCATTAAGCGATAATTTTACAAACATTATACTACTTGGCTCAGTAGGACTTTGTGTATTTTTGTGCGTGGCATTTGACTGGGCGAGCCTGCAAACAGCACTAAGCATCAGCCTAACGATACTATTTTTAAGAGGCTCGTTTATGAGTATGGTTGGTTCCATACCGGCCGCACTTAGCGCAAAAGTGAGTTTAGAAAAGATCATGAGTTTAAATCTAAATAAATTTAAGGAAGGCTTTAAATTTGATGATAGCCTAAGTGACGAGTGGCGAAGCATTAGACTAAAGGATATAAATTTCAACTATACTCACGGCAAATTTAGCCTAAAAGATGTAAATTTAGAGATCAAACGCGGTGAGATAACGTTTATCATCGGTAAAAATGGTAGTGGCAAAAGCACTCTTATAAATTTACTTTGTGGCCTCATTCGCCCAAGTGGTGGCGAAATTTACCTTGATAGCACAAAGATAGATGAAAGAAATTTACAAAGCTATCAGGCAAAGATTAGCGCTATTTTTGCTGATTTTTATCTATTTTCACAAACGCTCTCTCATAATGGCTTTGCTAGCCAGAACGAAATAGACGAGCTTTTAGCCTTGCTTGAGATCGACAAAAAAGTAAGTGTCATAGATAATAAGCTTAGCACCACGCAACTCTCAACTGGCCAGCGAAAGCGTCTAAGTCTTTTAATAGCCATCTTAGAGCACCGCTCTATCCTTATCCTAGATGAATGGGCGGCCGACCAAGATCCGCTATTTAAGCGAAAATTTTATAAAGAAATTTTGCCATTTTTACAAAGTAAAGGCATCAGCATAATCGCTGTTAGCCACGATGATAGCTATTTTGATGTAGCAACTAGGATCATCTTGGTAAAAGATGGCTTTGTGCGTGAGCTAGATGAGAGCGAGCGAATAAGTGCTGCAAAGGATGCAGTCGAGAAGATAAAATAG
- the nuoD gene encoding NADH dehydrogenase (quinone) subunit D: MSQAPNRLKPFFENLEFEQNDGKMILNFGPQHPSAHGQLKLVLELDGEKVVRALPEVGFMHRGVEKMAENMTYQEFIPVTDRVDYIASSANNYAFCAAVEKLCGIEVPRRAQIIRVMLLELNRISSHLLFLATHALDVGAMSVFLYAFREREYVLDLIEKYCGARLTHSSIRIGGVPLDLPNGWCEELLKFCEKFPSDITLYEDLLSENRIWQARLVDVGVISKELALSSGCSGVMLRASGVARDIRKEEPYLIYDELEFDVPYATKGDCYARYLLYMKEMRECVKILKQCVSKYQTSSPAIIADAPDYVSASKEQIMSQNYSLMQHFVLITQGLKPPKGEIYFASESPKGELGIYINSDGSASPYRLKIRTPSFWHCAIYEDLLVGQYIADVATIIGSTNIILGEVDR, translated from the coding sequence TTGAGCCAGGCACCAAACCGCTTAAAACCATTTTTTGAAAATTTAGAATTTGAGCAAAATGACGGCAAGATGATACTAAATTTTGGCCCACAACACCCAAGCGCACATGGTCAGTTAAAGCTTGTGCTTGAGCTTGATGGCGAAAAGGTCGTAAGGGCCTTACCAGAGGTTGGCTTCATGCACCGAGGCGTTGAAAAAATGGCTGAAAATATGACCTATCAGGAATTTATCCCAGTGACTGACAGGGTCGATTACATAGCATCGAGTGCCAATAACTACGCGTTTTGTGCGGCCGTAGAGAAGCTTTGTGGTATCGAAGTGCCTCGCCGTGCGCAGATTATTAGAGTGATGCTTTTAGAGCTAAATCGCATCAGCTCGCACCTTTTATTTTTAGCTACACACGCACTTGACGTGGGGGCAATGAGCGTCTTTTTATACGCATTTAGAGAGCGCGAATACGTCCTTGATCTTATAGAAAAATACTGCGGCGCAAGGCTAACTCATAGCTCCATAAGGATCGGTGGCGTGCCGCTTGACCTACCTAATGGCTGGTGCGAGGAGCTGCTTAAATTTTGTGAGAAATTTCCAAGCGACATCACGCTTTACGAAGATCTGCTAAGCGAAAATAGAATTTGGCAAGCAAGGCTTGTAGATGTGGGCGTAATTAGCAAAGAGTTAGCCCTTAGTAGCGGCTGCTCTGGTGTCATGCTAAGAGCAAGCGGTGTGGCGCGTGATATAAGAAAAGAAGAGCCATATCTCATCTATGATGAGCTAGAATTTGACGTGCCTTACGCCACCAAAGGCGATTGCTACGCAAGGTATCTGCTTTACATGAAAGAGATGCGTGAGTGCGTGAAAATTTTAAAGCAGTGCGTTAGCAAGTATCAAACAAGCAGCCCCGCTATCATCGCCGATGCGCCAGATTACGTGAGCGCTTCAAAAGAGCAGATAATGAGCCAAAACTACTCACTAATGCAGCATTTTGTGCTAATAACTCAGGGGCTAAAACCACCAAAGGGTGAAATTTACTTTGCTAGCGAGTCGCCAAAGGGTGAGCTTGGAATTTATATAAACTCAGACGGCAGCGCAAGCCCGTACCGCCTAAAAATTCGCACGCCAAGCTTTTGGCACTGCGCTATTTACGAAGATTTATTAGTAGGTCAGTACATCGCTGACGTCGCTACGATAATTGGTAGCACAAATATCATCTTAGGCGAGGTCGATAGATGA
- a CDS encoding coproporphyrinogen III oxidase family protein: MIFKNIIENFAVNYAHNSIQRSLYNEFNIDILTTTYTKTPKKDKKYMLYAHVPFCHTFCPYCSFHKYHYEQELAKVYFENLREEMRQVKEAGFDFDSLYVGGGTTLINEPELEKTLKLAKELFSIDEISAESDPNHISPESLARFDGLIDRLSVGVQSFDDETLKRVGRYEKFGSAKEIKRKLELALGKIPVISLDLIFNLPNQTKEQLINDINTAKSISPQQITFYPLMKSELTRENIARSLGVSNVDNEREFYEIITEEFSKSNYKQSNAWAFSNEKNADLRDEYVGSNLEYLGVGSGAFSFLNGELVINAFNLLEYGKRIKNRQSPVIAKCGFSKKERLKYTFLTRLFDGGVDIKRYNNENNTNINKALFMELSLLKLVNAIYEENGIIKPTFFGKYICIVLMRDFYAGMDKVRAIFKDDAKIKRSKVLRIMSENTEQKYEPNIIQPRAAI, encoded by the coding sequence ATGATCTTTAAAAATATTATCGAGAATTTTGCCGTAAATTACGCTCATAATTCTATTCAAAGATCACTATATAATGAATTTAATATAGACATTTTAACCACAACCTACACCAAAACTCCAAAAAAAGACAAAAAGTATATGCTCTACGCACATGTGCCATTTTGTCACACATTCTGTCCATATTGCTCGTTTCATAAGTACCACTACGAGCAAGAGCTTGCAAAAGTTTATTTTGAAAATTTACGTGAGGAGATGAGGCAGGTTAAAGAGGCTGGATTTGACTTTGATTCACTTTATGTTGGTGGTGGCACAACGCTTATAAATGAACCTGAGCTTGAGAAAACGCTTAAGCTTGCAAAAGAGCTTTTTAGTATAGATGAAATTTCAGCAGAAAGCGATCCAAATCACATCTCCCCCGAGAGTTTAGCTAGATTTGATGGATTAATTGATCGCTTAAGCGTTGGCGTACAAAGCTTTGATGATGAAACGTTAAAGAGAGTTGGCAGATATGAAAAATTTGGCTCAGCCAAGGAGATAAAAAGAAAGCTTGAGCTCGCTCTTGGCAAGATCCCAGTCATTAGCCTCGATCTCATCTTTAACCTGCCAAATCAAACAAAAGAGCAGCTCATAAACGACATAAATACTGCAAAATCGATCTCTCCGCAACAAATCACCTTCTATCCACTTATGAAATCAGAGCTAACAAGAGAGAATATAGCTCGCTCGCTTGGTGTTTCAAACGTAGATAACGAGCGTGAATTTTATGAGATAATCACTGAAGAATTTAGCAAAAGTAACTACAAACAAAGCAACGCTTGGGCATTTTCAAATGAAAAAAATGCTGACCTTCGTGACGAATATGTTGGCTCAAATTTAGAGTATCTTGGCGTTGGTAGCGGAGCATTTAGCTTTCTTAATGGCGAGCTTGTAATAAACGCGTTTAATCTACTTGAATACGGCAAAAGGATAAAAAATAGGCAAAGCCCAGTCATCGCAAAATGTGGTTTTAGCAAGAAAGAGAGACTTAAATACACGTTTTTAACAAGGCTTTTTGATGGCGGAGTTGATATTAAAAGATATAACAATGAAAATAACACAAACATCAACAAAGCCTTATTTATGGAGCTTAGCTTGCTTAAGCTTGTAAATGCAATATATGAAGAAAATGGTATTATCAAGCCGACATTTTTTGGCAAATATATTTGCATCGTGCTTATGCGTGATTTTTATGCTGGCATGGACAAAGTGCGTGCGATATTTAAAGATGACGCTAAGATAAAACGAAGCAAGGTGCTTCGCATAATGAGCGAAAATACTGAACAAAAGTATGAGCCAAATATCATTCAGCCACGAGCTGCGATATAA
- the nuoH gene encoding NADH-quinone oxidoreductase subunit NuoH gives MSETLFFVLSTIIKAVIILAVMASLAGLATYAERKVLAYMQRRVGPDMVGPAGILQIVADMIKLFTKEDIVPANTNKFIFLIAPLISAIAAFAALAPVPFLPEFEIFGYTLRPILSDINVGILYIAGVASVCVFSPLAAGLASYNKFALISAARAVVSLLSFEIVAGMALLSVVMVTSSLSLVDINNYQKGIFGWLIFKQPLAFLLFLIASFVECNRTPFCLTENETEIVAGYGTEYSGMRWAMFFIGEYTNMIAASIIITILFLGGFNEFLFIPGALMIILKSSIVFFFFLWVRASWAHLRVDQLSAFCWKILLPLGILNIVITGFMLLI, from the coding sequence ATGAGTGAAACACTATTTTTTGTGCTAAGCACTATCATTAAAGCCGTGATCATCTTAGCCGTCATGGCAAGCCTTGCAGGGCTTGCAACTTATGCTGAGAGAAAGGTACTAGCCTACATGCAGCGCCGCGTGGGACCTGATATGGTAGGACCTGCTGGGATTTTACAGATAGTAGCTGACATGATAAAACTCTTTACAAAAGAGGATATCGTGCCAGCAAATACGAATAAATTTATCTTTTTAATAGCTCCACTAATATCAGCCATTGCCGCGTTTGCAGCGCTTGCACCTGTGCCATTTTTACCTGAGTTTGAAATTTTTGGATATACATTACGTCCGATTCTCTCAGATATAAATGTTGGTATTTTATACATCGCTGGTGTTGCTTCAGTTTGCGTCTTCTCTCCACTTGCAGCAGGTCTTGCAAGCTATAATAAATTTGCACTAATTAGCGCGGCTCGCGCAGTAGTCTCACTTCTTAGTTTCGAAATAGTCGCTGGCATGGCTCTTTTAAGCGTCGTAATGGTAACTAGCTCACTCTCACTTGTGGATATAAACAACTATCAAAAAGGAATTTTTGGCTGGCTTATATTTAAGCAGCCACTTGCCTTTTTGCTATTTTTAATAGCAAGCTTTGTGGAGTGCAATAGAACGCCATTTTGCTTAACAGAAAACGAAACAGAGATAGTGGCAGGCTATGGCACCGAGTATAGCGGCATGAGATGGGCAATGTTTTTCATCGGCGAATACACAAATATGATCGCTGCTAGCATCATCATTACGATTTTATTTTTAGGTGGATTTAACGAATTTTTATTTATCCCAGGTGCTTTAATGATCATCTTAAAATCAAGCATTGTCTTTTTCTTTTTTCTTTGGGTAAGGGCTTCATGGGCACATTTAAGAGTTGATCAGTTAAGTGCATTTTGCTGGAAAATTTTGCTTCCACTTGGAATTTTAAATATCGTAATCACTGGCTTTATGCTACTAATCTAA
- the nuoI gene encoding NADH-quinone oxidoreductase subunit NuoI has product MNEKKYILIDEKLKPKSTFDKFKHFIAITFKPDLLIGLKVTIKQMLFSKSHTLKYPMQKMQLNARYRGIHKLLKFVESENERCIGCGLCEKICVSNCISMKTSLGEDGRKKVASYSINLSRCVYCGFCADVCPELAIVCGQEYEVASESRIIFGTKDEFLTKDKFLKDQSEFEGYGALPKNSDSLIKKTPNAFISENEDETKSDE; this is encoded by the coding sequence ATGAATGAGAAAAAATATATTTTAATAGATGAAAAGTTAAAGCCAAAGAGCACGTTTGATAAATTTAAGCACTTCATCGCTATCACATTTAAGCCTGATCTTTTGATCGGACTAAAAGTCACGATAAAGCAGATGCTCTTTAGCAAGTCGCACACTTTAAAATACCCTATGCAAAAGATGCAGCTAAATGCTAGATATAGGGGTATTCACAAGCTTTTGAAATTTGTTGAAAGTGAAAATGAACGTTGCATTGGGTGTGGGCTATGTGAGAAAATTTGCGTTAGCAATTGCATTTCGATGAAGACTTCACTTGGCGAAGATGGCCGCAAAAAGGTCGCAAGCTACTCGATAAATTTAAGTAGATGCGTGTATTGTGGATTTTGTGCTGATGTTTGTCCTGAGCTTGCAATAGTTTGTGGACAAGAGTACGAAGTCGCAAGTGAGAGCAGGATTATATTTGGCACAAAAGATGAGTTTTTGACAAAGGATAAATTTTTAAAAGATCAAAGCGAGTTTGAAGGATACGGAGCGCTTCCTAAAAATTCTGACAGCTTAATCAAAAAGACGCCAAATGCATTTATAAGCGAAAATGAAGATGAGACAAAAAGTGATGAGTAG
- a CDS encoding NuoB/complex I 20 kDa subunit family protein, with protein sequence MAKHQINYAANGGLPVVLTTVDKLVQWGRSNSLWALSYGLACCAIEMMASGASRYDFDRFGTIFRASPRHSEVMIIAGTLTKKHAEFTRRLYDQMPEPKWVISMGSCANTGGMFNTYSTVQGVDRIIPVDIYIPGCAPRPETLQYALMMLQKKIRKQSAFRAQKPRKLEI encoded by the coding sequence ATGGCAAAGCATCAGATAAACTACGCTGCAAATGGTGGCTTGCCAGTCGTTTTAACAACCGTTGATAAGCTCGTGCAGTGGGGTAGGAGCAACTCGCTTTGGGCACTTAGCTACGGGCTTGCTTGCTGTGCGATAGAGATGATGGCAAGTGGAGCTAGTAGGTATGATTTTGATAGATTTGGTACTATATTTCGCGCCAGTCCAAGACACTCAGAGGTGATGATAATAGCTGGCACGCTAACTAAAAAACACGCCGAGTTTACAAGGCGTCTTTATGATCAGATGCCTGAGCCAAAATGGGTCATCTCAATGGGTAGCTGTGCAAACACTGGCGGCATGTTTAACACCTATTCAACCGTTCAAGGTGTCGATAGAATAATACCAGTTGATATCTACATCCCAGGCTGTGCTCCTCGCCCAGAAACGCTTCAATACGCGCTCATGATGCTTCAAAAAAAGATAAGAAAACAAAGTGCATTTAGAGCGCAAAAGCCAAGAAAGCTTGAGATATGA